A DNA window from Pseudorasbora parva isolate DD20220531a chromosome 19, ASM2467924v1, whole genome shotgun sequence contains the following coding sequences:
- the LOC137047382 gene encoding general transcription factor II-I repeat domain-containing protein 2-like, with protein sequence MSGPKRRKVDSECRVFNKEWTTKYFFTEVRSTAVCLICQEAVAVFKEYNISRHFATKHANYASKQSTQERAATAQRLAANLQSQQNFFHRQTAIQESSTKASYLLAFKLAKASKPFSEGEFLKECMVETAGLLCPESKAKFEKISLARRTVTRRVELIDEDIVSELNKKAESFKLYSLALDESNDIKDTAQLLIFIRGINDSFEITEELLSMESLKGKTRGEDLYEQVSAVIERMKLPWSKLANVTTDGSPNLTGKNIGLLKRIQDKVKEENPDQDVILLHCIIHQESLCKSVLQLNHVVDPVVKLVNFIRARGLNHRQFIAFLEETNADHQDLLYHSRVRWLSLGKVFQRVWELKDEIRSFFNLMGKSEEFPELSDTNWLCDFAFAVDIFSHMNELNVKLQGKDQFAQDMYTNVRAFKSKLVLFSRQMSNKSFAHFPTLAMQKEAVRNAKKYCKSLDDLHREFCRRTSHFNWCPVPCHKTPNQHRRSCNWN encoded by the coding sequence ATGAGCGGACCAAAGAGAAGGAAAGTGGACAGCGAATGCCGAGTGTTTAATAAGGAGTGGACAACAAAATACTTCTTCACTGAAGTCCGATCAACGGCTGTATGTCTGATATGCCAAGAAGCTGTTGCGGTTTTCAAAGAGTACAATATCAGCCGTCACTTTGCCACGAAGCATGCAAACTATGCTAGCAAGCAGTCAACACAAGAACGGGCGGCTACTGCTCAGAGGTTGGCAGCTAATTTACAGAGTCAACAGAACTTTTTTCACCGACAAACTGCAATTCAAGAGTCAAGTACCAAGGCAAGTTATTTGCTGGCATTCAAATTAGCAAAGGCTAGCAAGCCTTTCTCCGAAGGCGAGTTTTTGAAAGAGTGCATGGTAGAGACAGCAGGTCTCTTGTGTCCGGAGAGCAAAGCCAAGTTTGAAAAAATCAGTTTAGCACGCAGGACAGTGACTCGCCGCGTGGAACTGATTGACGAAGATATAGTTAGCGAGTTAAACAAAAAGGCGGAGTCCTTTAAGTTATATTCACTAGCACTGGATGAAAGTAACGACATAAAAGACACTGCTCAGCTCCTAATTTTTATCCGAGGGATTAACGACAGTTTTGAGATAACGGAGGAGCTTTTGAGCATGGAATCACTGAAAGGGAAAACGCGAGGAGAGGACTTGTATGAACAGGTGTCTGCTGTCATCGAGAGAATGAAGCTACCTTGGAGTAAACTTGCCAATGTCACCACGGATGGATCGCCAAATTTAACTGGAAAAAACATCGGGCTGCTGAAAAGAATCCAGGATAAAGTGAAAGAAGAAAACCCTGACCAGGATGTTATTTTACTTCACTGCATCATTCATCAGGAGTCTCTGTGTAAGTCTGTATTGCAGCTTAATCACGTCGTGGATCCAGTTGTAAAACTTGTTAACTTCATACGAGCAAGGGGACTTAATCATCGTCAGTTCATTGCGTTCCTGGAAGAAACTAATGCGGATCACCAGGACCTACTTTACCACTCTCGCGTCCGCTGGTTAAGTTTGGGGAAAGTGTTTCAACGAGTCTGGGAGCTCAAAGACGAGATTCgctcattttttaatttaatgggGAAATCCGAAGAATTCCCCGAGCTGAGCGACACAAACTGGCTTTGTGACTTTGCGTTTGCTGTGGAcatattttcacacatgaatgaGCTGAACGTGAAGCTACAGGGGAAAGATCAGTTTGCGCAAGACATGTACACAAATGTGAGAGCCTTCAAATCCAAGCTGGTTTTATTCTCCAGGCAAATGTCAAACAAATCTTTCGCACATTTCCCCACACTAGCCATGCAGAAAGAGGCCGTCCGAAATGCGAAGAAATACTGCAAATCACTGGACGATCTGCACAGAGAATTTTGCCGTCGGACAAGTCACTTCAACTGGTGTCCTGTCCCCTGTCACAAGACCCCGAATCAGCACCGCAGGAGCTGCAATTGGAACTGA